A genome region from Anastrepha ludens isolate Willacy chromosome 3, idAnaLude1.1, whole genome shotgun sequence includes the following:
- the LOC128858516 gene encoding uncharacterized protein LOC128858516, translating to MDAPNVLKEYLELFTADCRQLKLLLAPNAVVDWFGRQVRGPAKIHDYLRFEVGLQYDHANFDKAEVCPPIEQRPSHWKTKSVPTGDMDFILPLNKVTRLTSLKRYADSDLEDDDLEIQPLPSCNQTPDHQGNCTSHLNELTPPSSTIKLENVHPSDSESDLEEGEDATAPKRLKRSLPTPFSYLRRLPTSMNKITHVSKRQSTVTQLDVQMQSNDTSSDEELDADIRNKLVNEYTPLYYIEATGMLRAKQQVLNYTDEPPTPHRINDWDRPVRLRISYRRCLSDQQIQIALVIYEHINSSNTDVSQSEPVATTAVGMRRRNLMAQFNEAALNEQSPATLEVADDSEGVGSTEIALRSNDDEEASAISAVQFHTPTKSAHTPPATPKRRPRVPYAMSGMRSINSTPSTSTTKRGAVRTLRL from the exons ATGGATGCACCCAATGTGTTGAAAGAATATTTGGAGCTTTTTACTGCTGACTGCAggcaattaaaattattactaGCTCCGAATGCTGTAGTGGACTGGTTTGGACGACAAGTTCGCGGGCCAGCAAAGATCCATGATTATTTAAG atTCGAAGTAGGTTTACAATATGATCATGCGAATTTCGATAAAGCCGAAGTATGTCCTCCAATTGAACAACGTCCGTCGCATTGGAAAAC AAAATCGGTGCCAACTGGGGACATGGATTTCATTTTGCCATTAAACAAGGTTACTAGATTAACTTCATTGAAACGTTATGCAGACAGTGATCTCGAAGATGATGACTTAGAGATTCAACCCTTGCCTTCGTGCAATCAGACACCAGATCATCAAGGCAACTGCACGTCGCATTTAAATGAATTGACACCCCCATCCAGTACAATAAAACTTGAAAATGTTCACCCATCAGACTCCGAAAGTGATTTAGAAGAGGGGGAGGATGCTACAGCACCCAAGCGCTTAAAGCGTTCGCTACCAACTCCATTCAGTTATTTGCGACGTTTGCCCACGTCAATGAATAAAATCACTCATGTTTCAAAGAGGCAATCAACAGTGACACAACTCGACGTGCAAATGCAGAGTAACGATACGTCCAGCGATGAGGAGTTGGACGCAGATATTCGTAATAAATTAGTAAATGAATACACGCCATTATATTACATAGAAGCGACTGGTATGCTGCGTGCTAAACAACAAGTACTTAATTACACGGATGAGCCACCAACACCTCATCGCATCAATGACTGGGATAGGCCAGTACGTCTACGTATATCATATCGTCGGTGTTTGTCCGATCAACAGATACAAATTGCTCTGGTTATATATGAGCATATAAATAGTAGTAACACAGATGTTAGCCAAAGTGAGCCGGTAGCGACCACAGCTGTGGGTATGCGTCGACGAAATCTAATGGCACAATTTAATGAAGCGGCGCTAAATGAACAGTCGCCTGCGACGCTTGAAGTTGCTGATGATAGTGAAGGAGTTGGGTCCACTGAAATTGCATTACGATCGAACGATGATGAAGAGGCTAGCGCCATAAGTGCGGTGCAATTCCATACTCCGACCAAAAGTGCACATACGCCACCAGCTACACCTAAACGGAGGCCACGGGTGCCATACGCGATGTCGGGCATGAGGAGTATCAATTCAACTCCATCGACGTCAACAACAAAGCGTGGTGCAGTACGTACGCTTAGACTCTGA
- the LOC128858517 gene encoding chromosome-associated kinesin KIF4-like isoform X2, with translation MSDVDNVRVAVRIRPIVPSERERGCQEAVERVGDSAQVIVNRTDIFTFNYVFDARDTQEYIYDVIVTGLLDKFFSGFNATILAYGQTGSGKTHTMGTVFGGELDENAGVIPRLMRDIFERIKKLANEYDFVVKCSFMELYQEQLYDLLSDQPREQSIVEMRENRNGIVMPGLTETQVSSVRETTDCLLHGSSGRAVAATAMNEQSSRSHAIFTITVEATKKDEMSTVTTSKFHLVDLAGSERSKKTQATGDRFKEGVKINQGLLALGNVISALGSGQGSGFVRYRDSKLTRLLQDSLGGNSITLMIACVSPADYNVAETLSTLRYADRARKIKNKPIVNQDPHAAEINHLKSVIQKLRMELLAANGGSNTMSSSLNGALQSIAPPPGGVKNDIINASSGIVKKYQILQEKHHTLQQQFQATLHDVTEYEMRAHITEEAHEKLKLKMNELKNIAVELGNNYKVNAPIEEQETTAKHIKELNQLVNGLDGELDRTQMEIENHKNATMNGSAGGGDDEDGSLLEVHSQMQEEADAYTNIQIDYKEQLRRINRELNLKEELHQRVAGNLVKFCTLDDNTEEKFKECEQKIHELEVERDQLLDKLRHVKENASAKLAEERRKRLQTLEHEISDMKRKNTQQAKLLKVREKETQKIQNLHTEIQAMKQSKVKLIRAMRQESENFRQWKMSREKELIQLRNKDRKLKNEMARKEALHTKQRNVLKQKCDEALAVNKRLKDALDRQRAAQSQRQKTQSAKDVNTASNKIDQVVSWVERELEVIVSFIDAEHSLEQLMEDRGIISIRIEELRKQQPEPGSISAQDLSTLHEELEMRNAQITDLQQKVFTVDLEVRIRSLAEGIQNVAESRAVIRKLLKSISDMRREHAIRLQEQKIALDEQTALREAAEQMSVVAAKRIRLMELEHEEAIAERETTYEEKIAVLLRELHNAPQLAVGSGEALTPEQEERLKIQEELLNKMDTLREELEYYKNLVNELQQAVQAKGTRKKEVFKKPNIEQESIEIDEDAISLSSELDSDDSYGDPDWAKTPGYKRPSRSTRVSKNSSSGNDTFATATSESDKNLNTTKRKFERCKCRRDCDTKRCGCYSSGKKCTQKCQCGNGCKNGKHDTDSDDKENGESMAVDGNDNNQQESNEIPSVRTPTKTSASESIDELKYSESPFLKPNAPYLTPKMARLSTISFDLPSAKKKFFE, from the exons ATGTCAGATGTCGATAATGTGCGTGTGGCGGTACGCATACGTCCTATTGTGCCTTCAGAACGAGAGCGTGGTTGCCAAGAAGCTGTGGAGCGCGTCGGCGATTCTGCACAGGTGATTGTAAACCGCACCGATATATTCACCTTCAATTATGTATTTGATGCACGAGACACGCAGGAATATATCTATGATGTAATTGTTACGGGACTATTGGACAAATTCTTTTCCGGATTCAATGCCACAATACTTGCCTATGGTCAGACTGGTTCTGGCAAGACTCATACTATGGGTACAGTTTTTGGCGGAGAGTTGGATGAAAATGCAGGCGTTATACCACGATTAATGCGTGATATCTTTGAACGCattaaaaaattggcaaatgaatatGACTTCGTAGTAAAGTGTTCTTTTATGGAGTTGTATCAGGAACAATTATATGATTTGTTGTCAGATCAGCCCCGTGAGCAATCTATTGTAGAAATGCGCGAGAACCGTAATGGCATTGTTATGCCTGGACTAACCGAAACCCAAGTGTCATCAGTTCGAGAAACAACAGACTGTCTTTTGCATGGCTCATCAGGCCGCGCTGTTGCGGCAACTGCAATGAACGAGCAGTCATCGCGCTCACATGCGATTTTCACTATCACCGTTGAGGCCACCAAGAAAGACGAAAT GAGCACAGTAACTACTTCAAAGTTCCATTTAGTAGATTTGGCTGGTTCAGAACGTTCTAAAAAGACACAAGCTACAGGAGATCGTTTTAAGGAGGGTGTTAAAATAAATCAGGGTCTTTTAGCCCTGGGAAACGTAATATCGGCACTTGgtt CTGGGCAGGGCTCTGGTTTTGTCCGCTATCGGGACTCCAAATTGACTCGTTTGTTGCAAGACTCCCTAGGCGGCAATTCGATCACTCTTATGATAGCCTGCGTCAGTCCGGCCGACTATAATGTTGCTGAGACTTTAAGTACCCTTCGCTATGCAGACCGTGcgcgtaaaattaaaaataaaccgaTCGTTAACCAAGATCCACATGCAGCGGAGATTAATCACCTCAAGAGTGTCATACAAAAGTTACGTATGGAACTGTTGGCCGCTAATGGCGGAAGTAATACAATGAGCAGCTCCCTAAATGGTGCATTACAAAGCATTGCACCGCCACCGGGAGGCGTTAAGAACGACATTATAAATGCTAGTAGTGGGATagttaaaaaataccaaatactCCAAGAGAAACACCACACTTTGCAACAACAGTTTCAGGCGACATTGCATGATGTAACTGAATATGAAATGCGCGCTCACATAACTGAGGAGGCGCATGAGAAGCTGAAGCTGAAAATGAACGAGTTGAAGAATATCGCAGTGGAGTTGGGAAACAACTACAAAGTGAATGCACCTATTGAAGAACAGGAAACCACTGCTAAACACATTAAAGAACTGAATCAATTGGTGAATGGACTGGACGGGGAGCTAGACCGTACCCAAATGGAAattgaaaaccacaaaaatgcCACGATGAATGGCAGCGCTGGCGGAGGAGATGATGAAGATGGCAGTCTATTGGAAGTTCACTCGCAAATGCAAGAGGAAGCTGATGCATACACCAACATTCAAATCGATTACAAAGAACAGCTGCGTCGTATTAATCGAGAATTAAACCTAAAAGAAGAACTTCACCAACGTGTTGCTGGTAACTTAGTTAAATTTTGTACGCTGGATGATAATACTGAGGAGAAATTCAAAGAATGTGAACAGAAAATACACGAGTTGGAAGTTGAAAGAGATCAGTTGTTGGATAAATTGCGTCATGTGAAGGAAAACGCTTCCGCGAAATTAGCTGAGGAACGTCGAAAACGCTTGCAAACACTTGAACACGAGATCAGTGATATGAAACGGAAGAATACGCAGCAAGCAAAATTGTTGAAAGTGCGTGAAAAGGAGACACAAAAGATACAAAACCTGCATACCGAAATACAGGCGATGAAACAGTCAAAAGTGAAGTTAATTCGAGCAATGCGTCAGGAATCAGAAAACTTCCGTCAATGGAAAATGTCACGCGAGAAAGAGTTAATACAGTTACGCAATAAAGATCGAAAGCTGAAGAACGAAATGGCTCGAAAAGAGGCGTTGCATACAAAGCAACGTAATGTCTTGAAACAGAAGTGTGACGAAGCATTAGCCGTTAATAAACG ccTCAAAGATGCCCTCGATCGGCAGCGTGCCGCTCAGTCGCAAAGACAGAAAACGCAGTCAGCTAAAGATGTGAATACTGCAAGCAATAAGATTGATCAAGTCGTTTCGTGGGTTGAACGTGAATTAGAGGTAATTGTTTCGTTCATCGATGCAGAACACTCCCTTGAACAGTTAATGGAAGATCGTGGCATCATTAGCATTCGCATTGAGGAACTAAGAAAACAACAACCAGAACCAGGTAGTATATCAGCTCAAGATTTGTCTACGCTGCACGAAGAGCTCGAAATGCGCAACGCGCAAATTACCGATTTGCAACAGAAAGTATTCACTGTCGATCTTGAAGTGCGCATACGTTCCCTCGCCGAAGGCATACAAAATGTGGCCGAGTCACGTGCTGTGATACGCAAGTTGCTTAAATCGATTTCAGATATGCGACGCGAACATGCCATTCGCTTGCAGGAACAAAAGATAGCCTTGGACGAACAAACTGCGCTTCGTGAGGCAGCCGAACAGATGAGTGTAGTAGCAGCGAAACGTATTCGATTGATGGAGTTGGAGCATGAGGAAGCAATTGCCGAACGTGAGACTACATATGAAGAGAAGATTGCCGTTCTATTGAGGGAGTTACATAATGCACCACAGCTGGCTGTGGGCTCGGGTGAAGCACTAACACCGGAACAAGAGGAGCGTTTGAAAATACAAGAAGAACTATTGAACAAAATGGATACATTGCGGGAGGAATTGGAAtactataaaaatttggtaaacgAATTGCAACAAGCGGTGCAAGCAAAGGGTACACGCAAAAAAGAGGTTTTCAAGAAG CCAAACATAGAGCAAGAATCCATTGAAATAGATGAAGATGCCATATCGCTTTCGAGTGAGTTGGACTCGGACGACTCTTACGGTGATCCGGACTGGGCAAAAACACCGGGGTACAAACGTCCATCCCGTTCAACT CGTGTCAGTAAGAACTCCAGCTCGGGAAATGATACATTCGCAACTGCTACTAGTGAATCTGATAAAAATCTTAATACTACTAAGAGAAAGTTTGAGCGTTGCAAATGTCGTAGGGATTGCGATACTAAACGTTGTGGGTGCTATTCATCAGGTAAAAAATGTACCCAGAAATGCCAATGCGGTAATGGTTGCAAAAATGGCAAACATGACACAGACAGCGACGATAAAGAGAATGGAGAATCGATGGCTGTCGATGGTAATGACAATAATCAGCAGGAGTCCAACGAAATACCCTCAGTTCGGACACCCACCAAAACGAGTGCTTCCGAAAGCATTGATGAACTCAAATATTCAGAATCACCTTTTTTGAAGCCCAATGCTCCGTATCTCACACCGAAAATGGCCAG ATTGTCAACGATTTCTTTCGATTTGCCATCCGCTAAAAAGAAATTCTTCGAGTAA
- the LOC128858517 gene encoding chromosome-associated kinesin KIF4-like isoform X1, translating to MSDVDNVRVAVRIRPIVPSERERGCQEAVERVGDSAQVIVNRTDIFTFNYVFDARDTQEYIYDVIVTGLLDKFFSGFNATILAYGQTGSGKTHTMGTVFGGELDENAGVIPRLMRDIFERIKKLANEYDFVVKCSFMELYQEQLYDLLSDQPREQSIVEMRENRNGIVMPGLTETQVSSVRETTDCLLHGSSGRAVAATAMNEQSSRSHAIFTITVEATKKDEMSTVTTSKFHLVDLAGSERSKKTQATGDRFKEGVKINQGLLALGNVISALGSGQGSGFVRYRDSKLTRLLQDSLGGNSITLMIACVSPADYNVAETLSTLRYADRARKIKNKPIVNQDPHAAEINHLKSVIQKLRMELLAANGGSNTMSSSLNGALQSIAPPPGGVKNDIINASSGIVKKYQILQEKHHTLQQQFQATLHDVTEYEMRAHITEEAHEKLKLKMNELKNIAVELGNNYKVNAPIEEQETTAKHIKELNQLVNGLDGELDRTQMEIENHKNATMNGSAGGGDDEDGSLLEVHSQMQEEADAYTNIQIDYKEQLRRINRELNLKEELHQRVAGNLVKFCTLDDNTEEKFKECEQKIHELEVERDQLLDKLRHVKENASAKLAEERRKRLQTLEHEISDMKRKNTQQAKLLKVREKETQKIQNLHTEIQAMKQSKVKLIRAMRQESENFRQWKMSREKELIQLRNKDRKLKNEMARKEALHTKQRNVLKQKCDEALAVNKRLKDALDRQRAAQSQRQKTQSAKDVNTASNKIDQVVSWVERELEVIVSFIDAEHSLEQLMEDRGIISIRIEELRKQQPEPGSISAQDLSTLHEELEMRNAQITDLQQKVFTVDLEVRIRSLAEGIQNVAESRAVIRKLLKSISDMRREHAIRLQEQKIALDEQTALREAAEQMSVVAAKRIRLMELEHEEAIAERETTYEEKIAVLLRELHNAPQLAVGSGEALTPEQEERLKIQEELLNKMDTLREELEYYKNLVNELQQAVQAKGTRKKEVFKKFEYRCCLQPNIEQESIEIDEDAISLSSELDSDDSYGDPDWAKTPGYKRPSRSTRVSKNSSSGNDTFATATSESDKNLNTTKRKFERCKCRRDCDTKRCGCYSSGKKCTQKCQCGNGCKNGKHDTDSDDKENGESMAVDGNDNNQQESNEIPSVRTPTKTSASESIDELKYSESPFLKPNAPYLTPKMARLSTISFDLPSAKKKFFE from the exons ATGTCAGATGTCGATAATGTGCGTGTGGCGGTACGCATACGTCCTATTGTGCCTTCAGAACGAGAGCGTGGTTGCCAAGAAGCTGTGGAGCGCGTCGGCGATTCTGCACAGGTGATTGTAAACCGCACCGATATATTCACCTTCAATTATGTATTTGATGCACGAGACACGCAGGAATATATCTATGATGTAATTGTTACGGGACTATTGGACAAATTCTTTTCCGGATTCAATGCCACAATACTTGCCTATGGTCAGACTGGTTCTGGCAAGACTCATACTATGGGTACAGTTTTTGGCGGAGAGTTGGATGAAAATGCAGGCGTTATACCACGATTAATGCGTGATATCTTTGAACGCattaaaaaattggcaaatgaatatGACTTCGTAGTAAAGTGTTCTTTTATGGAGTTGTATCAGGAACAATTATATGATTTGTTGTCAGATCAGCCCCGTGAGCAATCTATTGTAGAAATGCGCGAGAACCGTAATGGCATTGTTATGCCTGGACTAACCGAAACCCAAGTGTCATCAGTTCGAGAAACAACAGACTGTCTTTTGCATGGCTCATCAGGCCGCGCTGTTGCGGCAACTGCAATGAACGAGCAGTCATCGCGCTCACATGCGATTTTCACTATCACCGTTGAGGCCACCAAGAAAGACGAAAT GAGCACAGTAACTACTTCAAAGTTCCATTTAGTAGATTTGGCTGGTTCAGAACGTTCTAAAAAGACACAAGCTACAGGAGATCGTTTTAAGGAGGGTGTTAAAATAAATCAGGGTCTTTTAGCCCTGGGAAACGTAATATCGGCACTTGgtt CTGGGCAGGGCTCTGGTTTTGTCCGCTATCGGGACTCCAAATTGACTCGTTTGTTGCAAGACTCCCTAGGCGGCAATTCGATCACTCTTATGATAGCCTGCGTCAGTCCGGCCGACTATAATGTTGCTGAGACTTTAAGTACCCTTCGCTATGCAGACCGTGcgcgtaaaattaaaaataaaccgaTCGTTAACCAAGATCCACATGCAGCGGAGATTAATCACCTCAAGAGTGTCATACAAAAGTTACGTATGGAACTGTTGGCCGCTAATGGCGGAAGTAATACAATGAGCAGCTCCCTAAATGGTGCATTACAAAGCATTGCACCGCCACCGGGAGGCGTTAAGAACGACATTATAAATGCTAGTAGTGGGATagttaaaaaataccaaatactCCAAGAGAAACACCACACTTTGCAACAACAGTTTCAGGCGACATTGCATGATGTAACTGAATATGAAATGCGCGCTCACATAACTGAGGAGGCGCATGAGAAGCTGAAGCTGAAAATGAACGAGTTGAAGAATATCGCAGTGGAGTTGGGAAACAACTACAAAGTGAATGCACCTATTGAAGAACAGGAAACCACTGCTAAACACATTAAAGAACTGAATCAATTGGTGAATGGACTGGACGGGGAGCTAGACCGTACCCAAATGGAAattgaaaaccacaaaaatgcCACGATGAATGGCAGCGCTGGCGGAGGAGATGATGAAGATGGCAGTCTATTGGAAGTTCACTCGCAAATGCAAGAGGAAGCTGATGCATACACCAACATTCAAATCGATTACAAAGAACAGCTGCGTCGTATTAATCGAGAATTAAACCTAAAAGAAGAACTTCACCAACGTGTTGCTGGTAACTTAGTTAAATTTTGTACGCTGGATGATAATACTGAGGAGAAATTCAAAGAATGTGAACAGAAAATACACGAGTTGGAAGTTGAAAGAGATCAGTTGTTGGATAAATTGCGTCATGTGAAGGAAAACGCTTCCGCGAAATTAGCTGAGGAACGTCGAAAACGCTTGCAAACACTTGAACACGAGATCAGTGATATGAAACGGAAGAATACGCAGCAAGCAAAATTGTTGAAAGTGCGTGAAAAGGAGACACAAAAGATACAAAACCTGCATACCGAAATACAGGCGATGAAACAGTCAAAAGTGAAGTTAATTCGAGCAATGCGTCAGGAATCAGAAAACTTCCGTCAATGGAAAATGTCACGCGAGAAAGAGTTAATACAGTTACGCAATAAAGATCGAAAGCTGAAGAACGAAATGGCTCGAAAAGAGGCGTTGCATACAAAGCAACGTAATGTCTTGAAACAGAAGTGTGACGAAGCATTAGCCGTTAATAAACG ccTCAAAGATGCCCTCGATCGGCAGCGTGCCGCTCAGTCGCAAAGACAGAAAACGCAGTCAGCTAAAGATGTGAATACTGCAAGCAATAAGATTGATCAAGTCGTTTCGTGGGTTGAACGTGAATTAGAGGTAATTGTTTCGTTCATCGATGCAGAACACTCCCTTGAACAGTTAATGGAAGATCGTGGCATCATTAGCATTCGCATTGAGGAACTAAGAAAACAACAACCAGAACCAGGTAGTATATCAGCTCAAGATTTGTCTACGCTGCACGAAGAGCTCGAAATGCGCAACGCGCAAATTACCGATTTGCAACAGAAAGTATTCACTGTCGATCTTGAAGTGCGCATACGTTCCCTCGCCGAAGGCATACAAAATGTGGCCGAGTCACGTGCTGTGATACGCAAGTTGCTTAAATCGATTTCAGATATGCGACGCGAACATGCCATTCGCTTGCAGGAACAAAAGATAGCCTTGGACGAACAAACTGCGCTTCGTGAGGCAGCCGAACAGATGAGTGTAGTAGCAGCGAAACGTATTCGATTGATGGAGTTGGAGCATGAGGAAGCAATTGCCGAACGTGAGACTACATATGAAGAGAAGATTGCCGTTCTATTGAGGGAGTTACATAATGCACCACAGCTGGCTGTGGGCTCGGGTGAAGCACTAACACCGGAACAAGAGGAGCGTTTGAAAATACAAGAAGAACTATTGAACAAAATGGATACATTGCGGGAGGAATTGGAAtactataaaaatttggtaaacgAATTGCAACAAGCGGTGCAAGCAAAGGGTACACGCAAAAAAGAGGTTTTCAAGAAG TTTGAGTATCGTTGTTGTTTGCAGCCAAACATAGAGCAAGAATCCATTGAAATAGATGAAGATGCCATATCGCTTTCGAGTGAGTTGGACTCGGACGACTCTTACGGTGATCCGGACTGGGCAAAAACACCGGGGTACAAACGTCCATCCCGTTCAACT CGTGTCAGTAAGAACTCCAGCTCGGGAAATGATACATTCGCAACTGCTACTAGTGAATCTGATAAAAATCTTAATACTACTAAGAGAAAGTTTGAGCGTTGCAAATGTCGTAGGGATTGCGATACTAAACGTTGTGGGTGCTATTCATCAGGTAAAAAATGTACCCAGAAATGCCAATGCGGTAATGGTTGCAAAAATGGCAAACATGACACAGACAGCGACGATAAAGAGAATGGAGAATCGATGGCTGTCGATGGTAATGACAATAATCAGCAGGAGTCCAACGAAATACCCTCAGTTCGGACACCCACCAAAACGAGTGCTTCCGAAAGCATTGATGAACTCAAATATTCAGAATCACCTTTTTTGAAGCCCAATGCTCCGTATCTCACACCGAAAATGGCCAG ATTGTCAACGATTTCTTTCGATTTGCCATCCGCTAAAAAGAAATTCTTCGAGTAA
- the LOC128858519 gene encoding uncharacterized protein LOC128858519: protein MVYLRGLYVKTLILTITTLVILSLRQDVEAGVMKIAYKKPIFGKINAIKDKRFRLRPDYSKKVPADSESTMPDAATSSTTMASTTTTTPIQTQAVAPTELNVEHQTTPLLPEADNTKSEAITDRNNDNEAAVNGQEIEKELGDKRLEEVDNTHMQFMGINRLGARATADLLPNLEALMNNTLEEQLCQQQKVCEIANIAETQRSTRVDSNAEANDEIEELFPLPAPEFLIAPRSSTIRNTPTKVSKSSTVEVTESERPVPCTCGVFLASQIKRGAKEPPEGTPVITNELDRTFPCNQIGQKQCQTKCLETIVQHLPNSASILCASLNRDCRKERAYLFIKNCRNQWFNTNLAAGREYCCRNGQPYPCPLV from the exons ATGG TTTATTTGAGGGGTTTGTATGTGAAAACACTAATTTTAACTATAACaacattggtgatattaagtctAAGACAGGATGTGGAGGCGGGTGTTATgaaaattgcatacaaaaagccaatttttggcaaaataaatgcaatcaAAGATAAACGTTTCAGGTTGAGGCCGGACTATAGTAAGAAAGTTCCAGCAGACAGCGAAAGCACTATGCCAGACGCAGCTACCAGTAGTACAACAATGGCAAGCACTACCACCACTACGCCCATACAAACACAAGCTGTAGCTCCCACAGAACTCAATGTGGAACACCAAACAACGCCATTGCTTCCAGAGGCGGACAATACAAAATCAGAGGCAATAACAGACCGTAACAATGACAATGAGGCAGCAGTAAATGGACAGGAAATAGAAAAGGAATTGGGGGATAAGAGGCTGGAAGAAGTAGATAACACACATATGCAATTTATGGGGATAAACAGGTTAGGAGCAAGGGCAACGGCTGATTTACTGCCAAACCTAGAGGCGCTGATGAATAACACATTGGAAGAACAACTTTGCCAACAACAGAAAGTATGCGAAATCGCCAACATTGCTGAAACACAGCGTAGCACGCGGGTAGACAGCAATGCTGAAGCAAATGATGAAATCGAAGAGCTTTTCCCTTTGCCCGCTCCCGAATTTCTGATTGCGCCACGCTCTTCAACCATACGAAATACGCCAACAAAAGTCAGCAAAAGCAGTACAGTTGAGGTAACTGAAAGTGAACGGCCCGTACCCTGCACTTGTGGCGTTTTCCTTGCATCGCAAATAAAACGCGGTGCAAAAGAACCACCAGAAGGTACTCCAGTGATTACCAATGAATTGGATCGCACCTTTCCCTGCAATCAGATCGGTCAGAAACAATGTCAAACTAAGTGCTTGGAAACC ATAGTGCAGCATCTACCCAATTCAGCTAGTATATTGTGTGCATCGCTGAATCGAGACTGCCGAAAAGAGCGGGCATATCTGTTCATCAAGAATTGTCGAAATCAGTGGTTCAATACAAATTTAGCGGCCGGCCGAGAATATTGCTGTCGCAATGGTCAGCCATATCCTTGTCCGctagtttga
- the LOC128856636 gene encoding thioredoxin domain-containing protein 17-like, with the protein MEILKVSGYEAFHETVEKLAHEKSNQINVYFTGEKDATGKSWCPDCNEAEPFVFSALKEHADKNSVFVVVDVGPRAFWKDMKNPFRKDSVAPISVIPTLLRWKSPARLDGEQCAKPSLLEMFFTEDTD; encoded by the exons ATGGAAATACTGAAAGTCAGTGGCTACGAGGCGTTCCATGAGACTGTGGAAAAGTTAGCACATGAAAAAAGCAATCAGATAAATGTGTATTTCACAGGTGAGAAGGATGCAACCGGCAAAAGTTGGTGCCCCGATTGTAACGAAG CCGAACCTTTCGTGTTCTCAGCACTAAAAGAACATGCCGATAAAAACTCTGTTTTTGTGGTTGTTGATGTTGGACCCCGTGCATT TTGGAAAGATATGAAGAACCCTTTTCGAAAAGATTCAGTAGCGCCCATCTCTGTTATTCCTACACTCCTGCGCTGGAAGTCACCTGCACGTCTTGATGGTGAACAATGTGCGAAACCATCGCTGCTTGAAATGTTCTTTACCGAAGATACGGATTAA